The proteins below come from a single Edaphobacter acidisoli genomic window:
- a CDS encoding efflux RND transporter periplasmic adaptor subunit, with product MKTWTAIKPVCCFAICLSLTSCGKKFNPADGAAPPAQVIDASNSSVVTVDKPEQFALVAAESYDARDKLNVTGSVSPDISREVPVISLASGRVVDIRARLDDNVKKGQLLLRVQSPDVTNAYDAYLKALNDEQMTNKAYIRTKDLFAHGAVSLGALEQAEDAEKDSKADLGAAAQQLETLGVSRDHPSSIVNVYAPISGVIVAQNVTNAAAAGVTYTGSSTLFTIADLSRVWILCDVYENDLPKLRLGQTAMIRLNAYPDRVLTGRVSDIGPVLDPTLRTAKVRIEVPNPGILRLGMFVTATIESQTKKTHAVIPASAILHLHDRDWVFVPAGDKKFKRVEVTVGDTLSGSRQEILSGIAPSQQVVANVLSIEETLEAQ from the coding sequence GTGAAGACTTGGACCGCGATAAAGCCTGTCTGCTGCTTTGCTATCTGTTTGTCGCTGACGTCATGCGGGAAAAAGTTTAATCCTGCCGACGGTGCGGCACCTCCCGCACAGGTGATCGACGCGAGCAACTCCAGCGTGGTGACGGTGGACAAGCCTGAACAGTTTGCCCTAGTCGCAGCAGAGAGCTATGACGCTCGTGACAAACTTAATGTAACAGGATCGGTAAGCCCCGATATCTCTCGCGAAGTTCCAGTAATTTCTCTGGCCAGCGGGCGCGTCGTGGACATCCGTGCGCGACTGGACGACAACGTGAAGAAGGGCCAACTGCTTCTACGTGTCCAGAGCCCCGACGTCACTAATGCTTATGATGCCTATCTCAAGGCCCTCAATGATGAGCAGATGACAAACAAGGCTTACATCCGCACCAAAGACCTTTTTGCACACGGAGCTGTTTCGTTGGGGGCTCTGGAGCAGGCAGAAGATGCGGAAAAGGATTCAAAGGCTGACCTGGGTGCGGCAGCGCAGCAACTTGAAACGCTTGGCGTCAGCAGGGATCACCCATCGAGTATTGTCAATGTTTATGCGCCGATCTCCGGCGTAATCGTTGCGCAGAATGTTACCAACGCAGCAGCGGCAGGCGTCACTTACACGGGATCGTCTACGTTGTTTACCATTGCTGACCTCTCGCGTGTCTGGATTCTTTGCGATGTGTACGAGAATGATCTGCCAAAGTTGCGGCTAGGACAGACTGCGATGATTCGACTGAATGCATATCCAGACAGGGTTCTTACGGGGCGCGTCAGCGACATAGGCCCTGTGCTCGACCCGACACTGCGTACCGCGAAGGTGCGCATCGAAGTGCCGAACCCTGGCATCCTGCGATTGGGTATGTTCGTCACCGCCACGATCGAAAGCCAGACGAAGAAGACCCATGCCGTCATTCCTGCTTCGGCCATCTTGCATTTGCATGATCGCGATTGGGTATTCGTGCCTGCTGGCGACAAGAAGTTTAAGCGCGTGGAAGTGACTGTTGGCGACACACTGTCCGGTAGTCGACAAGAGATTCTCTCCGGCATAGCCCCTAGCCAACAGGTGGTCGCCAATGTCTTGTCTATCGAAGAGACGCTGGAGGCGCAATGA
- a CDS encoding efflux RND transporter permease subunit — protein sequence MIRRLVDFALGSRFLVLTIGIVLFIWGFVSFHNLPVEAYPDVANNYVDVIAQWPGISAEQVEQQVTIPIETTLNGIPGVAHVRSWSIFGLSTVELVFGEDTTDFENRERVLERLSQVTLPTGVIPQMGTDWSPVGQIYFYTLRSVNPEYDAMNLKMLETWVIEKNLKSVPGVVDTNPFGGPTREYQVRLDPDKLVSYGLSIAQVEQQLTNNNANAGGSFIQEGSQQINVREVGLVGNIQDIENTVIAAKNGTALRVKDIAEVTQGPMIRLGQFGDTYHREDGRLVDNNDVVSGIALLQKGADAQPVLAGIHAKVKELNEQILPKGVKIVPFIDRSDLLHFTTHTVLHNLGEGICLVIIILFLFLGNARGALIVALTIPFSLLFAATCLDLKHIPANLLSLGALDFGMVVDGAVVMVENIVRHLAHKDDNGRTTQAKISEAAHEVQRPVFYAIAIIITAYLPIFTLQAVEGRLFRPMAWTVAFALLGALLFSIILAPVLCSLLFQKGATEWKNPIMEFLRNRYRRGATWAIRHYRFTIGMGVVALLMAIYLAFGGVIGSEFLPHLDEGTIWVRGTLEQSTGPDAGIAVANQARLLLCSFPETTECTSQTGRPDDGTDHTGFFNTEYFVGLKPESQWRSIFHGNKDNLIAAMNLELTQKIPGVIWGFSQPIEDNMEEAVSGVKGELATKVYGSDLHTLEDLANQIEAVMSHVKGIADIGVFQVTGQPDLDIEVDRQKAARWGINVADVQDAVQTAVGGTALTQVLKGEQVYALTLRYLPQYRDTRQAIENIRLLSPSGERVSLAQLCTIREADEGSEIYRENNQRYVAIKYSVRDRPLGDAVKEAIDKVNREVKLPRGYHLGWEGEYQSELRAEARMAVIVPLTVLLIFIILYSMYKSLKWAFLIMATVAMASIGGLLVLLITHTNFSVSSEVGFLALFGVSVQTGVIMLEYINQLRARGHTVEEAAVEGAVLRLRPIMMTMLVATLGLLPAAMSHGIGSDSQRPFAIVIVGGLITDLVMSIFLLPTLYVWIAREKDVLPPPGAEFEN from the coding sequence ATGATCCGCAGGTTGGTCGATTTTGCGCTTGGGAGCCGTTTTCTTGTTCTTACGATCGGTATTGTGCTCTTTATCTGGGGCTTTGTTTCGTTTCACAATCTGCCTGTCGAGGCCTATCCCGATGTCGCCAATAATTATGTTGATGTGATCGCGCAGTGGCCAGGCATCTCTGCGGAACAGGTTGAGCAGCAGGTAACGATTCCAATCGAGACCACACTGAATGGTATCCCCGGAGTTGCACACGTTCGATCATGGTCGATCTTCGGACTCTCTACAGTCGAGCTGGTCTTCGGGGAAGACACAACCGACTTTGAAAACCGTGAGCGGGTGCTCGAGCGCCTATCGCAGGTGACATTGCCTACCGGAGTGATTCCGCAGATGGGTACCGATTGGAGTCCAGTTGGACAGATCTACTTCTACACGCTACGCAGCGTGAACCCAGAGTATGACGCGATGAACCTGAAGATGCTCGAGACCTGGGTGATCGAGAAGAACCTTAAGTCTGTTCCTGGAGTAGTGGACACAAACCCGTTTGGTGGCCCAACGCGCGAATATCAGGTGAGATTGGATCCTGACAAGCTTGTCTCTTATGGCTTGAGCATCGCGCAAGTGGAGCAACAGCTCACCAACAATAATGCGAACGCTGGCGGTAGCTTTATTCAAGAAGGTTCGCAGCAGATAAACGTGCGCGAGGTCGGCCTGGTCGGCAACATCCAGGACATCGAGAATACCGTCATCGCTGCGAAAAATGGTACAGCCCTGCGCGTGAAGGACATTGCCGAGGTGACGCAAGGCCCGATGATCCGGTTAGGCCAGTTCGGTGACACGTATCACCGCGAGGATGGCAGGTTGGTAGACAACAATGATGTTGTCTCTGGCATCGCGCTCCTGCAAAAAGGCGCGGATGCGCAGCCAGTACTTGCCGGTATTCATGCGAAGGTGAAGGAGCTGAACGAGCAGATCCTGCCGAAGGGAGTAAAGATTGTTCCTTTTATCGACAGAAGCGACCTGTTGCACTTCACCACCCATACAGTGCTGCACAACTTGGGCGAAGGCATCTGCCTGGTCATTATTATCCTCTTTCTCTTTCTAGGGAATGCACGCGGCGCGTTGATTGTGGCGTTGACAATTCCGTTCTCGCTGCTCTTTGCCGCTACCTGCCTCGATCTGAAGCATATTCCCGCCAACCTGCTTTCGCTCGGCGCACTGGATTTCGGCATGGTGGTGGATGGCGCTGTGGTCATGGTTGAGAATATCGTCCGTCACTTAGCACACAAGGACGATAACGGCAGGACAACGCAGGCGAAGATATCCGAAGCCGCGCACGAAGTTCAGCGTCCGGTCTTTTATGCGATTGCCATCATAATCACTGCCTACTTGCCGATCTTCACACTGCAAGCAGTCGAAGGCCGTCTCTTCCGGCCAATGGCCTGGACGGTAGCATTTGCTCTACTCGGAGCTCTGCTCTTCTCGATTATCCTCGCACCTGTACTATGTAGTCTGCTTTTTCAAAAGGGTGCAACGGAGTGGAAGAACCCCATCATGGAGTTTCTCCGCAATCGCTATCGCCGTGGGGCTACATGGGCCATTCGACACTATAGGTTCACTATTGGCATGGGTGTTGTGGCACTCCTGATGGCTATCTACCTTGCCTTTGGAGGAGTCATCGGCTCAGAATTTCTGCCACATCTTGATGAAGGCACTATATGGGTACGTGGCACTCTAGAGCAGAGTACCGGACCTGATGCAGGGATCGCCGTAGCAAATCAGGCGCGGCTTCTTCTCTGTTCATTCCCCGAAACGACTGAGTGTACCAGCCAGACCGGACGCCCGGACGATGGGACCGATCACACGGGGTTTTTCAACACCGAGTACTTCGTTGGACTAAAGCCCGAGTCTCAATGGAGGTCCATCTTTCACGGCAACAAAGACAATCTGATTGCCGCGATGAACCTTGAGCTAACACAGAAAATACCTGGCGTCATCTGGGGGTTCTCCCAACCAATAGAAGACAACATGGAAGAGGCGGTCAGCGGAGTGAAGGGCGAACTTGCTACCAAGGTTTACGGTTCCGACCTCCATACGCTTGAGGACCTTGCCAACCAGATCGAAGCTGTAATGAGCCATGTCAAAGGCATTGCAGACATTGGGGTCTTCCAGGTAACAGGGCAACCCGATCTGGACATTGAGGTAGATCGCCAAAAGGCCGCACGCTGGGGTATCAACGTCGCTGACGTACAGGATGCCGTTCAAACTGCTGTTGGTGGTACGGCTCTCACTCAGGTACTCAAAGGTGAACAGGTCTATGCCCTGACGCTGCGTTACCTGCCGCAATACAGGGACACACGGCAAGCGATTGAAAATATTCGCCTACTTTCTCCATCGGGCGAACGAGTATCACTTGCTCAGCTATGTACTATCCGAGAAGCTGATGAAGGCTCCGAAATTTACCGCGAGAACAACCAACGATATGTCGCTATTAAGTACAGCGTGCGAGACCGCCCGCTCGGCGATGCGGTAAAAGAGGCCATTGACAAGGTCAACCGTGAAGTGAAGCTCCCACGCGGATATCACCTAGGGTGGGAGGGGGAGTATCAGAGCGAACTGCGTGCAGAAGCACGGATGGCTGTTATCGTTCCGCTGACTGTCCTCTTGATCTTTATTATTCTCTACTCGATGTATAAGTCGTTGAAGTGGGCGTTCCTCATCATGGCCACAGTAGCGATGGCCAGCATTGGAGGCCTGCTAGTCTTGCTCATCACCCATACAAACTTCAGCGTCTCATCTGAAGTAGGTTTTCTCGCGCTGTTCGGCGTTTCGGTGCAGACAGGCGTCATCATGCTTGAGTACATCAACCAGCTCCGTGCACGAGGTCACACGGTGGAGGAGGCAGCTGTAGAAGGGGCGGTCCTTCGCCTCCGTCCGATTATGATGACTATGCTCGTGGCCACCCTTGGCTTGCTGCCTGCAGCGATGTCGCATGGAATTGGCTCAGATTCGCAGCGGCCATTTGCTATCGTAATCGTCGGTGGTCTCATCACCGACCTTGTCATGAGTATCTTCCTGCTACCGACGCTCTATGTTTGGATCGCACGGGAGAAAGATGTGCTTCCACCGCCTGGGGCGGAATTTGAAAACTAG
- a CDS encoding cob(I)yrinic acid a,c-diamide adenosyltransferase, with translation MSIATKHGDSGQTGLAGGTRISKADLRVEAYGSVDELNTALGFARSICTNQQIYEWTEQIQRTLFSIGGALASPSESKHVPVITREQVEHLTMLVHQIEVIDGILSDWSIPGAHPQSAAYEVARTTCRRAERNVVRLMESGVQVQAELLAYLNRLSDLIWLFGRLIEKSAGVDASLRTGETEGARWSRAWK, from the coding sequence ATGAGCATCGCGACAAAACACGGCGACAGTGGCCAGACTGGACTTGCTGGAGGTACTCGTATCTCAAAGGCCGATCTGCGTGTCGAAGCATACGGCTCGGTCGATGAATTGAATACAGCCCTCGGCTTTGCTCGCAGCATCTGCACCAACCAACAGATTTATGAGTGGACTGAGCAAATCCAGCGAACACTCTTCAGCATTGGTGGGGCATTAGCCTCGCCGTCGGAGAGCAAACACGTACCTGTCATCACTCGTGAGCAAGTTGAGCACCTCACCATGCTCGTCCATCAAATTGAAGTCATTGACGGAATCCTCTCCGACTGGTCAATCCCAGGCGCGCACCCCCAGTCCGCTGCGTACGAGGTCGCCCGCACCACTTGCAGGCGCGCCGAACGCAACGTCGTCCGCCTGATGGAGAGCGGCGTCCAAGTGCAGGCCGAATTACTGGCCTATCTCAATCGCCTCTCGGACCTGATCTGGCTCTTCGGCAGGTTGATCGAAAAGAGTGCTGGCGTTGACGCCAGTCTCCGCACCGGTGAAACCGAAGGCGCACGCTGGTCACGTGCATGGAAATAA